The following nucleotide sequence is from Trichoplusia ni isolate ovarian cell line Hi5 unplaced genomic scaffold, tn1 tig00001365, whole genome shotgun sequence.
ATCTCTCGAGGAAGTAAGTGACTTACGAAtttagataagattttaaataatttgtttttgtttaattacgcctaatttccttttaattgtgattttcaagccgattttataaaaaaataacataagacTGATTGTAATTAAAGATGACTGATTGTTGATAGATATgaacgtaataaaagttaataaagaaaagtattttgtatcaTTGACGTTTATGACAACCCTGATTCTGCATTAAATTACTTAGGATCAAAAGAGGTAATCTTCGTAAGGCGTGGTGTCAAAAGCGGCCATCTGTATTAAACTTGGAATCACATGCGGCAATCTTTAAATGTTGGTATCAAAGGTggctatattaatatttgatttttaaataaatactctaaaATACACGTAAAAGTATATATTTACGTTTAATAGTATCCTAAATCTTTAGTACTTACTATTTTAATGGCCAGTAATATAATATGACTACTTTGTGCTTTAcagaacgttttttttaattacccaaAAAAGTCTGAATATGAGATTGCCGCCATTGATTCTATACGACTCAAATAAAGAAGTACGTATTTGGATTTCTGAATGTAGTAActctttaagtaacattttcttGTGTATTTCAGCTCATCCTAACGTGAAAGCCTTTATAACGCATGGTGGATCTCGCTCCTTAGAAGAGGCTGTGTTCTATGGAGTGCCAATTATTGGGTTCCCGACAGTCAAGTCAAGGAAAGTGTTCATACAAGAAATTACGATGCATGGTGCTGGAGAAATTATAGACCCGTATAAGTTGGATAAGGACACTTTAAAAGCAACTATCACTGCAGTTTCGACCAACGAAAAGTAAGACTtcacataattttctttttataattcattttgtattttttgataatgAACATACCTACCTATAACATAATACCTACTAGCCACTACTACACATCGGCTATCGCTGAAAATCTGGATGGGACTATTTCTCGCATAAGGTCGCAGTATTTGCGTAACTACGCAACACGGGCCTTGTTTCTATACTCCTCACAACTGTGACGCATACTACCCCCTCATGTttgattattacttttattgtattgtttaaacgtattttctttcttttttctttatttgcaaatattattgatattcaaTAACATCTTAACTTTAACTCATAAGTTTCTCAAAGCGTTAGTTGGGTACACCTTATTAACACGTGCATAAACTGTTATATCTTTCCAGTTACGAAAAGGCCATGGCAATTCTGAGGACCACGGTAGTTGACCCTATTATTTCGGGCCCAGAAAACGCAGTGTGGTGGACCGAGTATGTTTTGCGTCACGGTGAAGCCCGCCACCTTCATTCTCCTGCAGTTGGtttaagtttcttcaaatactACATGCTTGATACTTTGACTTATTTCATACTTATGATACTGATTGTCTTAATTCTCACTTATTTAGCAATACGTACCATAGTGCGACGTTTACGCCAGAGGTTTTCGGGTAATCGTACTGTTGATGAGGCGGGCAAGTTTAAGGCATTGTAATTCAAGTCTTTTTTAGTAGTTAAGAACatgaaatgaatgaatcttctttttttaagataagCCTGTACTatattaaacattcaaacagttttattcaCACGACATTATCGcgtttatgaaatataatataattattttcgcaACGGtgaggtttaaaaataatcctgTGTCTTCggtattacttaataaataatattgtgcaTTGAGCTGCTTTAATGTTCTAGTATATTTGtgtaaattcttataaaaaatattattaagatatgacttgattgtgttttatttattagtttcaataaaattttattgaacatgcattgttgtagttatttttttgtttccttacGTTACCTACCTACAATGCATACCCATAATATTAAGTACCAAGGACCTATTAGATGCTAAGCTATTATATCCCTGATAAATTAATGAGAAATGTAAACATTTGCAGTTCCTGAACTGAACCACAATATAGTCTGTTACATGTTATGTCAAAAATGACATTAGCCAAATCTTCAAAACAAACTTgatcattacaaataaatatcctTGCTTTTAGagattattgataaaaattaaattacaacaaCTTATACATTGATCATcttcctttaaaataatgtaagagCATTTCAAAAGCAGTATAATGTCAGTGATCGCAGTGCGAAGTTGCCCGGGTCTGTACTGCGGACGGACAGAGCTGGATGACGGGACCTGGAGTGAGTGCGGGGCCTGCCCTCGCGGGTTCCGCACAAACGCATCTAGCTACTGCGTGCCATGTACTGATGAGCCCGTGCTCTACGACGGCCTGTATCTTGGCTTCATGGTGATGCTGCCCATGGTATTACACTGGTTCTTCATCGATATGGTAGCAGTAGGCAAAGCGTAAGTTTGTATTCtattatcaaatgtttttttgtagaaCTGTTTTACGGTTTTATCCCAAGTCTGGATGACAATTTCGATTGTAAAGACAATGTTACCTTATTAATCTAGACAAGTCAAAGCGTAATTATCAagctttgttatttatttttttaagaagagcTCCGTGAAGACCAGGTCAGGACCAAATCCCAATATGTCATTAGACATTTGTATCCTACATATATTTCAAATATgcctgttttttatttttagatagatatttttactacataaatcattatttaataaggcACTTCTCACTTACAGGACTAAGAACATTCTGGTGCAGCACATATGTGCATTTGTCGAGGTAGCATCAGGAACTCTGGCAGCATTACTAGTGTTGCCGCCTACAGGCACTATTGCCCTCCATGTTTGTTCTCCGAAGGCTTTGTCGGACTGGTACACATTACTGCACAACCCACAGCCTGACTATAAGGAGACACTACATTGTACACAGGAGGCTGTATATCCATTGTAAGTATAATGTTATGTGAACTCACCTAATATTGTCTCACTGCAAAtcaaattttatacttttcaatTGATCAATCACAATATACAATTTAgtttcttaatataaaaatataacctgcAAGCAGTGGCCAAAAGAAAATGTTGGAACAGCCTGTATACAACTAAATCAGTGTTTGCACTCACAGGGGATGGaatgttcttttaaaaaaaactttttttttcaggtataCAGTAGTGCTCCTGATATATGCATTCAGCCTGTTAATGACAATAACACTGAGGCCATGGTTGTTGACATGGGACTCTTCCAATCCTGGCAGAAAGGCCATATACTGTGCCCTGTACTTCTATCCTATTCTTGTACTTATACATACAGTTGCTGCTGGTttaatatgtaagtattatttacattttttgtaatactttatttgaatacaagaggatttttatttgtaagctgTACAGCTGATGTCAATGTGCTCTATGTTAATTGTACAAAGAAATTAGGTCCAGTGTAACATTGAGTGCATTATGTGTAGATCTATAATAATGAACCATAAGTGTTTCATTACAGCGCAAATGCTCTCAAAAATCCCAGTCATGTCTAATGAcagagaataaaatataatgtacttaaataatatcCTCTTTTGTgatatctacataataatttgCTGTTTAAGTTatcacgctaaacccactgtgcgcaaaaattcgcgggttcgatccccgcgtagggtTTGAGTGGTCCACAAATgctacttgaatgtttgtaaaaactcccaagacacaaggattgaatacCTTAAAGTTGGagtaaccataaaaaaaaattttttatCCAAATATTCACTTTGcaaaaatttgtattttgttttcagactGTTCATTCCCAtacataatcataattatatcaatGATGACGTCAGCATCACACTTCTCTATAAAGATTGAGCAGTCGGCGCCAGCACTTCTCATGTCTTCCTTATCAAATCCAAGGAACTTGACCATTTTGTTAGGTCACTGGCTGGTCCATGCTTACGGGATTATATCACTGACTGGATTCAAAGAGCTGTGGTATTTGTCCTTGGTCCCAGCCCCAGCACTGTTCTACATACTCACTGCACAATTTACTGACCCCATGAAGATACACAGCGATTGACAAACAAGACAAACTATGAAATAAGTTTGACGGTcttgaaattgtaaaaaataaatgtaaataggttttaaattataacggcatttaattataagcttaattttaatgttaaataaatgttaaggaTAATTATGAACGTTATGATTTATCATTGATAAGGCCTACTTGTCTTGTGAAGCAAAACAGTGCATTATCCTTAAATGCATTGGGCGTAAACATTAGCCTACAAACTAGAAAAATCCCATGCGTAAACATGAGCAAACTCATGCATCCTTTAATAATTAGCCTATAAATCAAAAGCGATatagaaaaatgtgaaaaaaaaactcacataaaatcatctttagcagaaGTGAGACGTACTTAGTCCTTCTATCCATTACGAAACATACTTTTGGTACTTACGTTATATGATCCTAGATCCTAACCATGTTTCTACTTTCGCCATTGCTTTTGGGTAGTAGGTATGTAAAAAGTATAACGAGCCGGTATTGTATGTCGATTCGACGTGCCTCACTGATGCGTAAACACCCTTAGCTTTCGTTACTTACGTAGTTCCACCAGAAACATGGCAGCACAGACCCTGTTATATGCAATATTCTAACGGTTTCATGCCATTGAATGGTGACTTCCTAGGTAAGTATGaccctaaaataaaaaccaagaaGGTTTATGAAATGTCCTTAAGTAAGTCCTTATCGTGatttcaggttttttttaacctatatTTTTGCTTTCACGTAGAGGGAAATGGGTATGATAGCTAAAAGCGATCGGACAACGTTCTATCTGATGTAAAATTAGCGGGTAAGTAATAAAAGATTAACAGTATTATCTTATAAGTACATATTTGAAACACGACTTTTGCTGATAAAAATTACATATGTACAtaatgaagagtttgtttgtttgaacgcactaatctcaggagctactggtccaaattgaaaaattatttttgtgttgaatagaccattcatcgaggaaggctttaggctataaaccatcacgctgcgactaatagaaaaaaacaggg
It contains:
- the LOC113507284 gene encoding JNK1/MAPK8-associated membrane protein-like, which gives rise to MSVIAVRSCPGLYCGRTELDDGTWSECGACPRGFRTNASSYCVPCTDEPVLYDGLYLGFMVMLPMVLHWFFIDMVAVGKATKNILVQHICAFVEVASGTLAALLVLPPTGTIALHVCSPKALSDWYTLLHNPQPDYKETLHCTQEAVYPLYTVVLLIYAFSLLMTITLRPWLLTWDSSNPGRKAIYCALYFYPILVLIHTVAAGLIYCSFPYIIIIISMMTSASHFSIKIEQSAPALLMSSLSNPRNLTILLGHWLVHAYGIISLTGFKELWYLSLVPAPALFYILTAQFTDPMKIHSD